A portion of the Saccharospirillaceae bacterium genome contains these proteins:
- the fliD gene encoding flagellar filament capping protein FliD gives MAIESLGLGSGVLTSDLVDKLVQAERASTELRLDRTETLVDAKITAYGEIRSLMSKLNSSVSALSDPAQAGATKATSSDDTILTASSASNAATGTYNVNVLNTAKSHSLASKSFAGFNEEVGTGKLVISFGKIGYDGSGKFQTFEPNDKKASKTINIDSGSRSLNGIKEKINSENIGVKASIVNDGSGYRLLLTSEETGEENALRIEALDDSGNPLSTGLSAFAFNETQNGPDNFEQKSKGEDAQISLNGLNITRSSNTITEVIDGVTLDLNNADAGKTVAIKVDADVDKLAGNIESFVNDYNKLKKFVDDISKYDNDKQEAGLLLGDSTIRGALNEIRSMVSLPIEGITGSKYRSLTELGLNTDKNNDYLLKFSRSDFNTAVAEDRNAVVSILAKSGTTSDSQIVYSNDSINSKAGSYDIQVTQLATQAQLDGGSLTSLDFSSPVIIDTSNDEFTINVDGTNASVKLTQGSYATGEDLARELSIKINGNESLSKIGKSVSVDFDAAEKRFSITSNRYGSDSQVSFSSVDTNTANTLGFNTLTKGTFQGVSLTTLNSDAFNGKGAVTQIGSRTVDTDVGIDFAANNGTFSLNIDGTGPVAVTVNQNASGVDLNGDGVFGDRKDTLQAIQTAVDATSLNGKVTASFDDQGYLQFETTQKGASKSIELTGVGSTTSDVLLGLDGSQGVQTNGKDPGVVLAGPIQFKFQVDGRTTDNKVTIPAGNYLTGDALATEIQNQINTTLSSDPQFVGVRKGAETNVGSRNISTNIDFSAANAGFVLNVNGVKRDVLVNSDSGNNITDIQSALDTAFGASVVTASLDGNGLKLTSVAEGYDKFIQVESDGRGVRTGNFANLNSGIDFSGGGNNATFTLGVGGIDINVDVNEDGTQDGNNSASNLAVIQKALDSALTASGEFQAGDIKAQVDSSGNLYFETFAKNGVRTASTFGASATLEIKNLGGTASSALGLTAGVSDNGYEGFGIDNTRKFGYDVDTQVEYVFDADTKLGSFKVTSGGQGTQVGFQELDAEAISAFGFQDASVYNPQPAKGLDVQGTINGVEAKGNGQFLRANDGNLKAKNGFYVANTLDLSTPLVLDANNSKFMLSIDGVEAEVSLNFPATYVNGDTLAIAMQKAIDDNPIFKGKGVGAKVEYTDNPESFAYQKLSFISKSTGKDSVVEITDISAEATSAFGFVKGIGDGERGTEQDGDIDNASGLRVKVIGGGIGERGSVTYVQGFADRLEDILANFLSGERSLISVKENALKSEKTEIGEDRKRLDTRVEAFETRLKLQFQANDAVIQKLKTTQDFIKQQFEAMANASK, from the coding sequence ATGGCAATTGAATCATTAGGTTTGGGGTCTGGGGTGTTAACCAGTGACTTGGTGGATAAGCTGGTTCAGGCAGAACGAGCATCAACCGAGTTGCGCCTTGATCGTACCGAAACACTTGTTGATGCCAAAATTACGGCCTATGGCGAAATCCGCTCGCTAATGTCAAAACTGAACAGCTCCGTGTCAGCGTTGTCTGATCCTGCTCAGGCTGGCGCCACGAAAGCAACTTCCTCTGATGACACCATATTAACAGCCAGTAGTGCGTCCAATGCAGCGACGGGTACCTATAATGTTAATGTATTGAATACGGCTAAATCTCATTCGTTAGCGAGTAAATCGTTCGCCGGCTTTAATGAAGAGGTGGGTACTGGCAAGCTGGTGATTTCATTCGGTAAGATTGGTTACGATGGCTCTGGCAAATTTCAGACATTTGAGCCTAATGACAAGAAAGCATCCAAAACCATTAATATTGATTCAGGTAGCCGCAGTCTTAATGGAATTAAAGAAAAAATTAACAGTGAAAATATCGGGGTTAAAGCTTCGATCGTTAATGATGGTAGTGGCTATCGATTATTGTTGACCTCTGAAGAAACCGGTGAGGAGAATGCCCTTCGTATCGAAGCATTGGATGATTCAGGAAATCCATTATCTACAGGTCTTTCAGCATTTGCGTTCAATGAAACCCAGAATGGTCCTGATAATTTTGAACAAAAGTCGAAAGGAGAGGATGCTCAGATCAGTTTGAATGGTTTGAATATTACCCGCTCATCTAACACCATCACAGAAGTAATTGACGGCGTGACACTTGACCTTAACAACGCAGATGCTGGCAAAACGGTCGCAATTAAGGTTGATGCTGACGTCGATAAATTAGCAGGTAATATTGAATCCTTTGTTAACGATTATAACAAACTCAAAAAGTTCGTTGATGACATCTCTAAGTACGATAATGATAAGCAGGAAGCCGGTTTGCTGCTGGGTGATTCGACCATCCGTGGAGCGTTGAATGAAATCCGCTCAATGGTGAGTTTACCGATCGAAGGAATCACAGGCAGTAAATACCGTTCTTTAACGGAGCTTGGTTTAAATACCGACAAGAATAATGATTATTTACTGAAGTTTTCTCGCAGTGATTTTAATACTGCGGTTGCAGAAGACCGAAATGCTGTAGTGAGTATTCTGGCTAAGTCTGGTACCACTTCGGATAGCCAGATTGTTTACAGTAACGATTCAATTAATTCGAAAGCTGGCAGCTATGATATTCAAGTTACGCAGTTAGCAACACAGGCTCAGCTGGATGGTGGTAGTTTAACTTCGCTCGATTTTTCTTCGCCGGTTATTATCGACACCTCCAATGATGAGTTTACGATTAATGTTGATGGTACTAATGCCTCCGTAAAATTGACGCAGGGCAGCTATGCCACTGGTGAGGATCTTGCCAGAGAGCTTTCAATAAAAATTAACGGTAACGAGTCGCTGTCGAAAATCGGTAAAAGTGTTTCGGTGGACTTTGATGCAGCAGAAAAGCGCTTTTCGATCACATCCAATCGGTATGGCTCGGATTCTCAAGTATCCTTTTCGAGTGTTGATACCAATACGGCGAATACGCTTGGATTTAATACCCTGACAAAAGGTACTTTCCAGGGGGTGAGTTTAACGACTCTGAATTCAGATGCGTTTAATGGTAAAGGGGCCGTGACGCAAATTGGCAGCCGAACGGTTGATACGGATGTTGGCATCGACTTTGCTGCTAATAATGGCACATTTTCTCTCAACATTGATGGCACAGGACCTGTTGCTGTAACGGTTAATCAGAATGCAAGCGGTGTCGACTTAAACGGCGATGGGGTATTTGGTGATCGAAAAGATACCTTGCAAGCAATTCAGACGGCCGTGGATGCGACGTCTCTGAATGGTAAAGTCACGGCATCGTTTGATGATCAGGGATATTTGCAGTTTGAAACAACCCAGAAAGGTGCTTCAAAGTCGATAGAATTGACGGGAGTTGGTTCTACCACCAGTGACGTATTATTGGGGCTAGACGGCTCACAGGGAGTGCAAACCAATGGCAAAGATCCAGGAGTGGTACTTGCTGGGCCTATTCAGTTTAAGTTTCAGGTTGATGGTAGAACAACCGATAATAAGGTGACCATTCCGGCAGGCAATTACCTGACTGGTGATGCGCTGGCAACTGAAATCCAGAACCAGATTAATACGACATTGTCTTCTGATCCACAGTTTGTCGGGGTGAGAAAAGGCGCTGAAACGAATGTTGGTTCGCGCAATATCAGCACGAATATTGACTTTTCTGCCGCCAATGCTGGGTTTGTATTAAATGTTAACGGTGTAAAAAGAGACGTTCTGGTAAACAGCGACTCAGGTAATAATATTACGGATATTCAATCGGCTCTGGATACTGCTTTTGGTGCGAGTGTGGTGACGGCCAGTCTTGATGGCAATGGCCTTAAGTTGACCAGTGTTGCAGAAGGTTATGACAAGTTTATACAGGTGGAGTCAGATGGTCGTGGTGTACGGACGGGAAATTTCGCCAATCTGAACAGCGGTATCGACTTTAGTGGTGGTGGTAATAACGCTACCTTTACTCTCGGCGTTGGTGGCATCGATATTAACGTTGATGTAAATGAAGATGGGACACAAGACGGTAATAATTCAGCTTCCAACCTGGCTGTCATTCAGAAAGCCCTGGATTCGGCTCTGACCGCCAGTGGAGAGTTTCAGGCAGGTGATATCAAGGCACAGGTCGACTCCTCCGGTAACTTATATTTTGAAACATTTGCTAAAAATGGTGTACGAACTGCATCAACCTTTGGTGCATCGGCTACGCTCGAAATTAAGAATCTCGGAGGTACAGCATCGTCGGCTTTAGGTCTGACGGCCGGTGTCAGTGATAACGGTTATGAGGGTTTCGGTATCGATAATACCCGAAAATTCGGTTATGACGTTGATACTCAGGTTGAGTACGTTTTTGATGCCGATACGAAGCTCGGATCATTTAAAGTCACCAGTGGTGGACAAGGAACGCAGGTGGGTTTTCAGGAGTTGGATGCTGAAGCGATCTCGGCGTTCGGTTTTCAGGATGCTTCTGTTTACAATCCCCAGCCAGCAAAAGGCCTCGATGTTCAGGGAACCATCAACGGAGTTGAAGCTAAGGGTAATGGCCAGTTCTTGCGTGCAAATGATGGAAATTTAAAAGCTAAGAACGGTTTTTATGTCGCCAACACACTAGACCTGTCAACACCTTTAGTTCTTGACGCCAATAACAGTAAGTTCATGCTGAGTATTGACGGTGTAGAAGCTGAAGTGAGTCTTAACTTTCCGGCAACCTATGTGAATGGTGATACGTTAGCAATTGCGATGCAAAAAGCCATTGATGACAACCCGATATTTAAAGGGAAAGGAGTCGGCGCAAAAGTTGAGTACACCGATAATCCGGAATCATTTGCTTATCAAAAATTAAGCTTTATATCGAAGTCCACCGGTAAAGATTCTGTGGTTGAAATTACAGATATATCCGCCGAGGCAACCAGCGCCTTCGGATTTGTTAAAGGCATTGGTGATGGTGAACGTGGAACTGAACAGGATGGTGACATCGATAACGCTTCGGGACTGCGTGTTAAAGTGATTGGCGGCGGTATCGGTGAGCGTGGTTCAGTAACTTATGTTCAGGGTTTTGCAGATCGGCTTGAGGACATTCTGGCTAACTTCCTGAGTGGCGAACGAAGCTTGATCTCAGTGAAAGAGAATGCGTTAAAGTCTGAAAAAACAGAGATTGGAGAAGATCGTAAACGTCTGGATACCCGAGTGGAAGCATTTGAGACTCGATTAAAACTGCAATTTCAGGCGAATGATGCTGTTATTCAGAAGCTAAAAACCACGCAAGACTTTATCAAGCAGCAATTCGAAGCAATGGCGAACGCGTCTAAATAA
- a CDS encoding flagellar protein FlaG produces MNDLKGEMRDTVSSATSSVRNTQTAKDAAATQTGSVQVQELRGKGLPGQATEIAGLSEEQLTEAVSKINQYVQNMERTLDFQVDEDSGRTVIKVFDSESEKLIRQIPSELALTLAQKLNDDEPTLLFSAKV; encoded by the coding sequence ATGAACGATTTAAAAGGTGAAATGCGAGATACCGTATCTTCAGCTACCTCGTCTGTACGTAATACTCAGACTGCTAAAGATGCAGCTGCTACACAAACTGGAAGTGTTCAGGTGCAAGAGTTGAGAGGAAAGGGGTTGCCGGGACAGGCAACAGAAATTGCCGGGTTAAGCGAAGAGCAGCTGACTGAAGCCGTCTCTAAGATTAACCAGTATGTTCAGAATATGGAGCGTACTCTCGATTTTCAGGTAGATGAAGACAGTGGTCGCACGGTGATCAAGGTATTTGATAGTGAGTCGGAGAAATTGATTCGCCAGATACCCAGTGAGTTAGCTCTCACATTGGCGCAGAAATTGAATGATGACGAACCAACGTTATTGTTCAGTGCCAAAGTGTAG